A single genomic interval of Phaeodactylum tricornutum CCAP 1055/1 chromosome 5, whole genome shotgun sequence harbors:
- a CDS encoding predicted protein: protein MRAASMIFVLSSAVELARETRAFSPVASRAREVVHSATFLSAKKGFGSAPDPSKKKSGSTTAQQDSTSYPASSSSSISKDDENPARSAIATSTRSPQQRPNAGQRALEDMRRQQAEKKDAELRKVRELLDADQQVQEAAAAIPERVAQRMGARMLPFVGLPFFLGMGVFVGFWYMATYRNLEYQPALVAASTIVVLLLGLVGITYSILSASWDPDREGSLLGTDEFSKNIENIRDGLKRSRENAILRDKMAGLTSEELQKSIKDLERRDAASQRREQSLDRKLKDELD from the exons ATGAGAGCTGCAAGCATGATTTTCGTTTTGAGTAGTGCTGTCGAGCTTGCGCGGGAGACCCGGGCTTTTTCTCCCGTCGCTTCTCGAGCTCGGGAAGTGGTACATTCCGCTACTTTTCTATCCGCCAAAAAGGGGTTCGGCAGCGCTCCCGatccttccaaaaagaaatcgGGCAGCACTACTGCTCAGCAGGACTCTACATCGTATCCCgcaagcagcagcagcagtattAGTAAGGACGATGAAAACCCCGCCAGATCGGCAATCGCTACCAGCACTCGGTCTCCCCAACAACGTCCCAACGCAGGCCAACGCGCACTCGAAGACATGCGTCGCCAACAAGCCGAAAAAAAGGACGCTGAACTCCGAAAGGTGCGAGAGTTGCTAGACGCTGATCAGCAGGTGCAAGAAGCCGCGGCTGCCATTCCTGAGCGAGTGGCCCAGCGAATGGGCGCACGCATGCTGCCCTTTGTCGGCCTTCCTTTTTTCCTGGGCATGGGAGTATTTGTAGGATTCTGGTACATGGCTACGTACCGCAATCTAGAGTACCAACCCGCACTAGTGGCAGCTAGTACGATCGTTGTCCTTCTGTTGGGATTGGTG GGCATCACGTATTCCATTTTGAGTGCCTCCTGGGATCCAGACCGCGAAGGGTCACTATTAGGAACGGACGAATTCTCGAAAAATATTGAAAACATCAGAGACGGTCTCAAGCGATCCAGAGAAAACGCCATTCTGCGGGATAAGATGGCAGGTCTGACGTCCGAGGAGCTACAAAAGTCAATCAAGGATCTGGAGAGGCGGGATGCCGCATCTCAACGACGTGAGCAGAGTTTGGATCGGAAGCTGAAAGACGAGTTAGATTAG